CACTATTTCAGCCATTGTCATGTCAGCACATGATATGTTCAGCAAGAGGCTGATGTCACAGAAGAAGTGGTTGATGACATAGGAGCCACAAAAAGAATGCTGAGagatgaaaaatactttcagcaTGGAGGCCAAGAAGCCAATGAGCCAGGAGCACGTAGCTAGTTGCATGCAGAGCCGGTGGTTCATGATGACTGGATAGCACAGGGGATTGCAAATGGCCACATAGCGATCATAAACCATGACTGCAAGGAGGACACACTCAGTACAAATAAGGGAGCTGAAGAAGTAAAGCTGGGTGATACAGCCTCCAAAAGATATATTCTTGCTTTCCACAAGAAAATTCATGAGCAGTTTAGGGACCGTGACTGAGATGTACCAAGCCTCCAGGAAGAAGAGGTTgctgagaaagaaatacatggGCTTGTGAGGCTGATGGTTCATCTTTATCAAGACAATTATGAGTATATTTTCAAAGATCGTCAGCATGTAGGCCACCAGGAATATCACGAAGAGCAACATTTCAAGTTCCATGGTAGTTGGAAATCCCAAGAGGATAAATTCCTGGgattttgtgctgtttttctgcttcatgaCAAAGGGTACAGCATCAAGCTTCAGAGAAGAAGTAAGGgcaataaaagataaaaaatatggaatatttttaaaatcaaagaaatagTGAGAAgaactgcagaggaagaaaagaaaaaatggcaagttgaaaagaagaaagaaagaatgataatgataaaaagggaaaaacatgaggagagagagaaaaggaagaacattATTACATTCCGTTCATATACCATTTTGAAGATGTAAGAACAAATTCAATATGATGTTTTGATATCTGGTTCATAATTAGTGGTCTAGATTATTACTGAAATCCGTGGGTGTTGAATGCTCATATAACAGCTGGATTCCCAGTTCTCTTTAACTTGCAGGCAATACTGGATATTCAGGATGCATCTGCATGACTTGGGCAATTGGACTTATTTCTGCAAAGCCAAGTCATTCCTGTGTTGCCTGTGTTgccccctgtactcagcactgctgaggctgcacctggaatactgtgtccagttttggggccctcaatacaagaaagacattgaggtgctggagcgtgttcagagaagggcaaggaagctggtgaagggtctggagcacaggccttatgaggagtggctgagggaactggggttgtttagtctggagaagaggaggctgaggggtgaccttattgctctctacaactacctgaaaggaggttgtagtgaggtggatgttggtctcttctcccaagtagttagcaataggatgagagggctcaagctgcaccaggggaggtttcagttggatattaggaaaaatttcttcacggaaagggtagtcaagcattggaacaggcttcccagagaggtggtggattcaccatccctggaagcgttcaagaaacaggtagacgtggcactttgggacatggtttagtctagtctacccttgattggtttagtgtggacttggtagtgtaggttaatggttggactggatgatcttaaaggtcttttccaacctaaacaattctatgattctatgatttaaaatatgaataGGCATCTCTATCCATGTAAGGCAATGTCTTTGTATAAGAGCTAAGAGCCTGCTTCTTTATTAGTTCTTTGTCTTCTAGCTGTAGCAGAGCCAACTAACTCTCCTTTAGACCAGATCAAAATGTAACTCTATGGCTAGTTTTCTGTAATTACTGTTTACTATAGATAGTATGGCAAAAATTTCTCTGGTCTGCAAATTCCTCAAGCACTGTATCATCAGTCTTTGTTCCTTCATATCACTTCACAGAATACACAACAAAACATCATGCTGAAAAACATAACTAAGAAAAGTTCAGTACAAGTCTGTTATTACTTGGGTTTTTCAAATTGAACACCAAGGAACATAAATTCCTCAGAATCACAAAATGTCTAGGTAGCCTGGGGTGCTATGCAGTGTGAATGTAACCTGTCATCAGGCTAAAGCCATGCAGGATGGATGTCAAAGGTGGATCCCAGGAGACAACAGACTTAGAACAGTCTGGATAAAATATAATAATCAATAAAGAGAGCTGGACGCAACCAGTAGTTAATACTGTGCCTATACTAGAGTTAGTAGACAGCCCAGAACTCTTGCTGAAAACCAAAATCTAAATAGCTGAGATTCACTTAAAATTCCATAGACATTTATCAGATATATTCTTCAGATTTGAGATGAAGATCTATTTTGCTTACTGAGAGAATGAGATTCAtattttttatagaaaaatatggggtttggtgggttttgcgtgtgtgtgtgtatatgacTTCAGATATCACCAGGATTAATCTAGACCATTACCTTATATTAGTTACCCAGTTTTATGATGCCTGTATTAGGTGATATGACTCCTATCCTTAGCAGAAGTTTAATGACTCTTAGGTTGTTGCTGCTCCATCTCTGTTGATTGCAAGGAAATTTAAGTCTGATCAAAGACCAGTTTTGACAATTAAAATATGCAACTAAGTCAGTCACCTGAGAGCTCAACTCAGTCATGTCTCTAAGCCATGTTGTTCACCCTGTCATAATAGAAGATAACGCCAAATTTAACCTTTGTGGGTGGCACTATCTCACCTACAGAGACACACATCTGAGGTAGTCACCACAACTTTTTCATAGAAGTGTTTTTCACCTCCTTGTTCCTCATGGGTAATGAATGGATTTAACACTGGAGTGACTATTGTATAAATTATGGAAACATGTTTGTTGAGATCCAAGGATTGTATAGTCCTGGTTCAGGCATAtgttgtcacgaatgcaggtttgtgaatcctgctgattatgtcaatttattgtgaatgagtgacttaaCACAGTgtgatttagtagcagtttagaatttacttgtggcaaattgcaggatttgattgtagtattttaatagcactcgtcatcagtgattaacaaagtgattagacaaaattgatcaaaacagtgacttaggtacagattcgaagatggcaaggttcactctattactacatggaagtgcataaaggaaaattgtgTTATACTGAGTCGGAATGATTCACGAAGagattgtgtatgcaggggataaggaggaccctcccgttgagtcacaaggttcagaatagacccccttgctttctaaactccttctcagagaggagtctaggtgtggctaggtgCAATCtgagtctcagacttggtcaacggtttatgtgaataaggataatgcagcagtataagactcactttgaaattaaatcgtacatctacagactacttaaactgattcacacatgcatacacacaaacatgaatacatatataaaaatagcatacctgttaaaaattcccctcgagttcagtgaaatactcatgttgaatgtcttggcatttctcagtggGCGAGAGTTGAGCcttgaggagtgaagggtttcagcccaggctccactgttggTCTTTGGCAGTGGATTCCTGGTTgcagcaaactttcagagtctgctagttttgctggctctgagaggcatctcgctcagagggagatgctggtgcagcctggaccagtccaggagagctcgTCTCggtcagagggaggtgctggtgcagcccatggcagtccaggagagctcaaagggcctcacttaggactgctgtttatcGGATCACGAGATAATCCAGGCTGTGGTCTGGAATTCCTGAAGTTGTAAAGTcgttgaagagaaagaaaagaggggggtgggggggtggaatGCACCACCACATATGTGAAGAGGGTTGTTAAGAAGATGGTGACCACAGTCAGGTGAGAAACACAAGTGGAGAAGGCTTTCTGTCTATACTTAGAATTTTAGACAGCTACACAGGTCACCCCACCATGTATACCTACTCAGCTGAATAGATCTCTAGAGTCTACTGACTGCCCTGACAAGTTTCTCATTTCAGCTGTGTACTGTTGAGCTTCCAATACCATATAATGCCCTCAGATACTTGAAATGTTCAAATAAGGCTAACACATATGACACAAGAATTACAGCACATCTGTTCCCATCTGGATTAGCAGCTGAAACTCATGAGGGAGACCACTGAACAGTTTCAATGACACTCTGGATGCAGCTTTTTCACCTGAATCAAAACCTATAGCTAAGTGTTATGACCCTAGTAGAAAAGTAGGCACTTAGGAGGGGATTCAGTTATCTAGAGAGGtgtttaatttcagattttgtggTATTTTATGTACTTCTCAGTAGGGTTCCCAGAAGTTATATGTTTCCAGTAAGTTCTGTGTCAAATCTGTCAACCCATGAAGGTATATTTATTACTTTAGTGACCTCAGATTGTACTAACTGCCAATGCTGAGGTAAGTGAACTCTTAAGTAGATATTTACAGATTAGGTGTAATAGCTAAACCCACCCCTAGAGCTAAATGAAATTATTCCATTTAATTACAATTAATTAGATTCTAAAATAACTTATTTCATTTATCTTCCTCATGTAAATGTCTGCTAAAATAAATACGGTTGTTAGGCAATTTTTCAATTCTATATATGCCCCCAAAATACGGGGACTGTACGGCAGGTCATCTCAGTGTATTTTTTACCGAATAGCAAGAAGGTTAAATGTCAGATGTCCTGGGGCATGACAAAATGGAATTTGAGGATCGAAGACCTGCTGAGGTACTGTTGCAAGATTCTGTAGCACAAAGAGTACAAAACCTGACCTGGTCTCCTCCATACTGTCAAGTGGAAGGAGTCCCTGGAGTGAGCTATTTGTAAACCCGCTTTGGAGTTGGTCTTTTATGAGTCAGATGTCTTACTTAAGCCAAAAGCATAAGATTAAAGTGATATTCATACAGTAAGATTAAGTGGAAGATTAGCACCTAGGAGAGCTGGAATTGTAGAAGTTATTTGGCTGTCAAGACATACAGCTTGATTTAATTTGCCAATATATTAGAATCTAGTGACATTTGATATGTGTTAAGGTATGTTGGTTGACCTCTTAACTGCTGGCCAAAGCCTTATGTGCACGCTTAGACATCTAAGGGCACCTcatgaagaaaacacttttagAATAATGTAAGTACATGGAGAATGAAGGGTAGTGTTGCCAGGAGAAAAAGGGTTAGTTCTTATTGCCTTTCTATTGGGCTGGTGAGGTTCCACTTGGactactgtgttcagttttgggatTCCCCCAGTTCAAGGAAAATGTGGAGTTCTTACTAAGGCCTACTAAGATGCTGTGTGCTAGTGTACATGTACTATGAAAAGAAGTTGAGACAGCTAGGCTTGTTTAATGTGGTGCACAGGAGGCTATGGTGTGGTCTAACAGAAGCCTGCAGTTGCAAAGACAATGGGGCCAAACAATTCTTTGTCATGATAGGTACTATAAAGAGGGGCAAAGATAATGACTTGCAACTCAGTAGTTGCAAATAGGCCATTAGGAGAATCTTCTTCACTAGGTCAGAACAGCACTGAAACAAGTTGCCCAGAAAGATTAAAGTATCTCTTTCTTTGAAGGTTTTCAACTCTCAGCTAGACCAGGCCACAGCTGGCATAATATATAGTGAGAGTTGAAAGTTGAGAGTTCCCCCTACAAAAGGGAAGTCAAA
The sequence above is a segment of the Pelecanus crispus isolate bPelCri1 chromosome 18, bPelCri1.pri, whole genome shotgun sequence genome. Coding sequences within it:
- the LOC104034839 gene encoding olfactory receptor 6B1-like translates to MKQKNSTKSQEFILLGFPTTMELEMLLFVIFLVAYMLTIFENILIIVLIKMNHQPHKPMYFFLSNLFFLEAWYISVTVPKLLMNFLVESKNISFGGCITQLYFFSSLICTECVLLAVMVYDRYVAICNPLCYPVIMNHRLCMQLATCSWLIGFLASMLKVFFISQHSFCGSYVINHFFCDISLLLNISCADMTMAEIVDFILALLILLVPLSVTIISYICIISTILHIPTAQGKKKALSTCVSHLTVVIIFFSATLFMYARPKRIHPFDLNKLVSIVYTIVTPMLNPFIYCLRNQEVKQVVKKIFIVRQTAPKVSQSIAVHL